Proteins from a single region of Pseudomonadota bacterium:
- the pilM gene encoding pilus assembly protein PilM, translating to MAYVLGLDIAEQEARAVLLRTTLRRNEVQRYVRVPLDASQSGRGAALHASMRELLRRLGRSPDVLIAAMPGQVASIRTLSLPSAAAKRASEILPFELEPLLPFPIEEAVVDHQPIETRNGELRLLVAAVPKDRVRELLETLRVASLQPKQLALGAAALDGLTTLVPELSSDAPLALVELADASVDVCIVRAGHCEMARTLSAGLGEQQEGLASVQATLHRTLTAYRAASGRELSKVYVAGNL from the coding sequence ATGGCATACGTTCTCGGGCTCGACATCGCGGAGCAGGAAGCACGTGCAGTGCTGCTGCGCACCACGCTGCGAAGGAACGAAGTGCAGCGCTACGTGCGCGTGCCGCTGGACGCCTCGCAATCGGGCCGCGGGGCGGCGCTCCACGCCTCCATGCGCGAGCTGCTGCGACGACTGGGACGCTCGCCCGACGTCTTGATCGCCGCGATGCCGGGACAGGTAGCGTCGATACGTACGCTGTCCCTGCCGAGCGCTGCGGCCAAACGTGCGAGCGAGATTCTACCCTTCGAGCTGGAGCCGCTGCTGCCCTTCCCCATCGAGGAGGCGGTAGTCGACCACCAGCCCATCGAGACGAGGAACGGCGAGCTGCGGCTGTTGGTTGCGGCGGTGCCCAAGGACCGCGTGCGCGAGCTTCTGGAAACGCTGCGGGTAGCGAGCCTGCAGCCCAAGCAGCTCGCGCTGGGTGCGGCGGCGCTCGATGGCCTCACCACGCTCGTGCCGGAGCTGAGCTCGGACGCTCCGCTCGCCCTGGTGGAGCTCGCCGACGCATCGGTGGATGTCTGTATCGTGCGTGCGGGACACTGCGAGATGGCCCGAACGCTCTCCGCAGGGCTCGGCGAGCAGCAAGAGGGCCTGGCTTCCGTTCAGGCCACGCTTCACCGCACCCTGACGGCCTACCGCGCAGCCAGCGGTCGCGAGCTGAGCAAGGTCTATGTCGCGGGCAACCTG